From a single Bradyrhizobium sediminis genomic region:
- a CDS encoding MFS transporter, producing the protein MNKPVVVSEEALVAPVVVPDVVAPAAVAGPAYVVLAGISLSHFLNDTMQSLIASVYPILKDSYALDFAQIGMITLAFQFTASLLQPVIGYVTDRKAQPFSLAIGMGFTFFGLLLLSVAQQYPVILVAAALVGLGSAVFHPESARIARLASGGRYGFAQSVFQLGGSFGTSMGPLLAALIVVPFGQPSIAWFSSIAFLAIVILWRIGHWYKPQIATKKAPPPAHLDAPSSLRVKVALVVLVALLFSKQLYVSSLSSYYIFYLIDKFAVSTQTAQFYLFIFLAANAAGAFFGGPLGDRFGRKYVIWFSILGALPFTLALPYAGLFASAVLTIFIGFIISSATSSIIVFAQELMPHRLGMISGVFFGFAFGIGGLGAAVLGKVADHTGIAFVYQVCALLPAIGLLAVFLPKMPNAAR; encoded by the coding sequence TTGAACAAGCCCGTCGTCGTCAGTGAGGAGGCGCTGGTTGCGCCGGTGGTGGTGCCCGATGTCGTGGCGCCCGCCGCCGTGGCGGGGCCGGCCTATGTCGTGCTCGCGGGCATCAGCCTGTCGCATTTCCTCAACGACACCATGCAGTCGCTGATCGCCTCGGTCTATCCGATTCTGAAGGACAGCTACGCACTCGACTTCGCGCAGATCGGCATGATCACGCTGGCGTTCCAGTTCACCGCCTCGCTGCTGCAGCCGGTGATCGGATATGTCACCGACAGGAAGGCGCAGCCGTTCTCGCTGGCCATCGGCATGGGCTTCACGTTCTTCGGTTTGCTGCTGCTCAGCGTGGCGCAGCAATATCCCGTCATCCTGGTCGCGGCAGCATTGGTCGGACTGGGTTCGGCGGTGTTTCATCCGGAGTCGGCGCGGATCGCCCGCCTTGCTTCCGGCGGACGCTACGGCTTCGCCCAATCGGTGTTCCAGCTCGGCGGCAGTTTCGGAACCTCGATGGGCCCGCTGCTGGCGGCGTTGATCGTGGTGCCGTTCGGTCAGCCCAGCATCGCCTGGTTTTCCTCGATCGCATTTCTCGCCATCGTCATCCTGTGGCGGATAGGGCATTGGTACAAGCCGCAGATCGCGACGAAGAAGGCGCCGCCGCCGGCGCATCTGGACGCGCCGAGTTCCCTCCGGGTCAAGGTCGCGCTGGTGGTGTTGGTCGCGCTGTTGTTCTCCAAGCAGCTCTACGTCTCCAGCCTGTCGAGCTATTACATCTTCTATCTGATCGACAAGTTCGCGGTCTCGACCCAGACCGCACAGTTCTATCTGTTCATCTTCCTTGCCGCCAACGCCGCCGGCGCCTTTTTCGGCGGTCCGCTCGGCGACCGTTTCGGCCGCAAATACGTGATCTGGTTTTCGATCCTCGGCGCGCTGCCGTTCACACTGGCGCTGCCTTATGCCGGGCTGTTCGCCAGCGCCGTGCTGACCATCTTCATCGGCTTCATCATTTCGTCGGCGACTTCGTCGATCATCGTGTTCGCGCAGGAACTGATGCCGCACCGGCTCGGGATGATCTCCGGGGTGTTCTTCGGATTTGCCTTCGGCATCGGCGGGCTCGGGGCCGCGGTGCTCGGCAAGGTCGCCGACCACACCGGCATCGCCTTCGTCTATCAGGTCTGCGCGTTGCTGCCGGCGATCGGATTGCTCGCGGTGTTCCTGCCGAAGATGCCAAACGCCGCGCGCTGA
- the glmM gene encoding phosphoglucosamine mutase yields the protein MSRKYFGTDGIRGRANGLITPELALKVGQAAGLVFQRGDYRHRVVIGKDTRLSGYMIEYAMVAGFTSVGMDVLLLGPIPTPAVAMLTKSMRADLGVMISASHNLFEDNGIKLFGPQGFKLSDDVEKQIEQLLDESLDKKLAQSASLGRARRIDGVHDRYIEFAKRTLPRDLSLDGLRVVIDCANGAAYKVVPEALWELGADVISIGVEPDGFNINKECGSTSPETLSRKVREMRADIGIALDGDADRVILVDERGHLVDGDQLLAVIAQSWKEDGRLAKPGVVATVMSNLGLERFLEGQGIELIRTPVGDRYVLEQMLSRGYNVGGEPSGHIILSDYATTGDGFVAALQVLAVVQKLRRPVSEVCHRFDPLPQILKNVRYRSGKPLDDAEVKSAIVDGEKRLNGHGRLLVRSSGTEPVIRVMGEGDDRILVEEVVDHIVTALGQAAAA from the coding sequence ATGAGCCGCAAATATTTCGGGACGGACGGGATCCGGGGCCGTGCCAACGGTCTGATCACGCCGGAGCTGGCGCTCAAGGTCGGGCAGGCGGCCGGACTGGTGTTTCAGCGCGGCGACTATCGCCATCGCGTCGTCATCGGCAAGGACACGCGGCTTTCCGGCTACATGATCGAATACGCGATGGTGGCCGGCTTTACCTCGGTCGGCATGGACGTGCTGCTGCTCGGCCCGATACCGACGCCGGCGGTGGCAATGCTGACCAAGTCGATGCGCGCCGATCTCGGCGTGATGATTTCGGCTTCGCACAATCTGTTCGAGGACAACGGCATCAAGCTGTTCGGCCCGCAGGGCTTCAAACTGTCCGACGACGTCGAAAAACAGATCGAACAGTTGCTCGACGAATCGCTCGACAAGAAACTGGCGCAGAGCGCCAGTCTCGGCCGGGCCCGCCGCATCGACGGCGTCCATGACCGCTATATCGAATTCGCCAAGCGCACGCTGCCGCGCGATCTCAGCCTCGACGGCCTGCGGGTGGTGATCGATTGCGCCAACGGCGCCGCCTACAAGGTGGTGCCGGAAGCGCTGTGGGAACTCGGCGCCGACGTCATTTCCATCGGGGTCGAGCCGGACGGCTTCAATATCAACAAGGAATGCGGCTCCACCTCGCCGGAAACGCTGAGCCGCAAGGTGCGTGAGATGCGCGCCGATATTGGCATCGCGCTCGATGGCGACGCCGACCGGGTCATCCTGGTCGACGAACGCGGCCATCTGGTCGATGGCGACCAGCTGCTCGCGGTGATCGCGCAAAGCTGGAAGGAAGACGGCCGGCTCGCCAAGCCCGGCGTCGTCGCCACCGTGATGTCGAATCTCGGGCTGGAGCGTTTCCTCGAAGGCCAGGGCATCGAGCTGATCCGCACGCCGGTCGGCGACCGCTACGTGCTCGAACAGATGCTGAGCCGTGGCTACAATGTCGGCGGCGAACCGTCCGGTCACATCATCCTGTCGGACTACGCCACCACCGGCGACGGCTTTGTCGCCGCACTTCAGGTGCTCGCCGTGGTGCAAAAGCTGCGCCGCCCGGTATCGGAGGTCTGCCACCGCTTCGACCCGCTGCCGCAGATCCTGAAGAACGTCCGCTATCGCAGCGGCAAGCCGCTCGACGATGCCGAGGTCAAATCGGCGATCGTGGACGGCGAAAAACGGCTCAACGGCCATGGCCGGCTGCTGGTCCGCTCCTCCGGCACCGAGCCCGTGATCCGGGTGATGGGCGAGGGCGACGACCGCATCCTGGTCGAGGAAGTGGTCGATCACATCGTCACCGCGCTCGGTCAGGCCGCGGCCGCCTGA